aaaaattagtttttaagttttcgcgggaaaacgcgtttttgtggTTCTGTCAGTTTTCGTATGTgataaaatgatattatgtttaggtttgtaatttgtgaattacattaagggcataatagacattataccattttgaatgaaccatctccattcaaatgatccaaattggttcagctggatggactttaaaattaagcctaaatATCTGAAAGTCATTCGGATGATCCATCTGGATGAATTGCACTTTTAGtgcataaacaaacaaaactctcatcttcATCCAAATGGATCATCCGCGTGGAGAAACAAAGAGGGCCAAACAAAGGAAGGCCAAAACTGTCAATGCACAAACAAATCCCCAATTTAAGGTTGGCTCTCTTTAAAACTGAAAACGACTGCAAGCAAACCTCTTGTCTACCTGTAcattcacacacacacgcaTAGTCTAATGTGTGTGtataatatattcatataacaTAGATGCTTGGCTTTTGGggaataattaaataatctaaCATCACCAATTCCATACATTAAAAACCTCCAAGCCTCCATCTCCAGGGCAGAAACAAAACATCAACACAGCTAATTAAGAGAAGAACATGGAGAAAGTGTGCTGCATGTGCGGCGACGTCGGATTTTCCGACAAACTATTCCGCTGCGGGCACTGCCGCAACCGCTTTCAACACTCGTACGTACCTTCTCCAAGGCTATATATAGTGcatgatcatatatatatatatatatagtcagcTAACGGATTTCGTAATTTGAATATATGTAGCTATTGTAGTAATTACTACAGTGAGTTTGCGGAGCCGACCGAGATTTGCGACTGGTGCCAGAGCGACGACAAAAAGCTGAGCAGCGTTGCTAAACACggcggatcttcgttttcttcttcaaagaagaagaaggcttcTTCCTCCGTAAATTACGAGAGCGGGGTCACAAACCAATCGGAGTATCCTTCCGGTGGCGGGATCAAGCATGACAATAACCATCACGATCAAGTGGCCAAGAGCGTTGTTGCCGGACCTGCAGGAGGCGGCGTGCCGTCGCCGAGGACGGCCACGCGAAGGTACAAGCTTCTCAAGGATGTCAGGTGTTAGATCAATTTCTGAAAGAGAgcttaataatataatatgctaaaataataataaaaatgcgCCTTTGAGATATGATTGAGTGGTTTACAAAATATTACGATTATCTATGTATAATTAATTAGATATAGTGAATGTATATCTTGTTGAGAAGCTTTTCGTACTAATGttgaaaaaataatgaatttatgtttGTCGTGAGCTTCCATTTAAGTTATTAGTCagcaaatatattaattaataacaaGTATAAGAGCATATCGGGAAGTTCTTACTGTTGGATTTTTAGTAGAATATAAGAACACCACCCTAAAAACCCTCCAATGATTATCGCTTGATATCCGATATGGGATCcttaatctttttatttatttttttgttcttaaaaaaaaaattaaaccaatcgcgggccgtcACGTGTCGGTGAGCTTTGCAAACAGTAAAAAAACTAGCCCAACACCGATCCTCACTCGCGACTTTCATGaccgtttttaaaaaaacatgtgGGACCCACACATTAAAATCACACAAAATCGGGTTTTAGAAACCGCGATAATTATggtcttagagcatgattaatccaGAGTTCTTAGAATGAGTTTTTAGCgcaagttaagaaactgttttttaacttttaactaaaaaaactaagaactgaTTCTTAAATAAAGACTTTAAGAACCggttattagttttttttagttaaaagttaagaaataaTTTCTTAACTTCCACTAAGAACTTCACTCTAATAACTACAGATTAATCATGGTGTAAGTTCTGTTTTTCCTCGAAAACTTTtcgtaaaagttttttttatctaaataaaaGTCGCATCGACGTACTTATTACTAATAAAGTggtaagagcatgattattgcaAAGACTCATATTAGGGGTTCTTATTACTTTTTAATGCATTTAATAACAAAAAGTGAAATAAGAGACAAGGTTAAGAAACCCACACATTTTAGTGGTCCATTGCAAGGTTCTTAATTTAgggatcttaaaaaaaaatcattaaacattttttttattaaacttaacatttttttattaagtaaaatatattaaaagataacattttaaacatagatttttaaataaaaacataaaaacaaagattaggaaaataaacgataataatttgaaagaagcaTCGGAGttcagttgttgtcttcatcacgtccaaatttaaaccatacatgttcaaccaaatcatctttcagttgttgatgcatgtgtctatcacgaattcaaGTTCGAACtcccatcatattggcgatatttgtaggcatatctgtagaatacgtgagatccacatgtgaacttccgttgtcttctccttgttggaactcggaaacatcaaattgagtgtatccatctcgttcgtcttctactatcatattatagagtatgatacatgctctcataatctttccgattttgactttatcccaaaaagtgctggatttttaacaatggcaaagcgagcttgcaagactccaaaagcacgctcgacatcttttcggacagcttcttgacgttGAGCAAATAATTGTGCTTTCGGTCCTTGTGGTAGTGAAattgattggataaatgttgcccattttggataaataccatcggtgagatagtaagtcaaatgatactctcttccattaACATAGTAAATGACTTGTGGAGCTTGACcctttattatgtcatcaaaaacaggggagcgatcaagaacattgatatcgtttaaggtacctggaggtccaaataacgcgtgtcatatccagagatcatatgaagcaaccgcctctaaaacgattgttggtttacccgaaccacgagaatattgtcctttccaagcggtgggacaattcttccactcccaatgcatacaatcgatgcttcctatcatcccgggaaatccacgataCTCTCCAATAttaagtagacgttgaagatcagcgggggttggtcttcttaggtactcatcgccgaataaatttattattcctTCCACAAAATTTTCCACACATAACCGAGTTGTAGTTTCACCGAGCCGGATGTATTCGTCGACCGTATCAGCCGCATGACCATACGCCAAGACACGAATAGCTGCTGTACATTTTTGGAGTGCAGAGAGACCAAGCCTTCCAAGACCATCTTCCTTTTGCTGAAAGTATTGAACTTCAGTGGAGAGACGATCAACAATACGCATGAACAAtgacttgttcattctaaaacggCGTCGGAAAATTTTTTCAGGATATGTTGGAGtatcactgaaataatcattccataaccgTGCGTGGCCTTGTTCACGATTTCTCTCGATATAAACTCGTTTTTTCCGTCTCTTGGATGCATCTTCTTGACCAACGCAAAGATTTACGAAAGTTTGATCAAAttgttgatcaaaatattgatcaaaatattgatcaaaatattgatcaaaagttTCATCATCTACTCCCTCAAAATTGTTatgggaagaagatgccatgagatgtttttttttaaaaaaacttgttGGGGAAGAAATAGCTTGAGATGGAACTTTTGAactgataaatattttgaatcgaTTTATTAGATGGAACGTTTTGAGATGGAAGAAATATCTTGAGATGGAAGAAATAGCTTAGAAATGGAACGTTTTGTGAGAGGCAATGAAAGTGAGAGGGAACGTTTTGTGAGATAAGAAGAAAGAACTTGCATTCTACAATCTTGAATACACGCCCATTTATAAAACTTTCTTACACTTTCCTTACAAAAGTCCGTGACATGAAACTACAACACAAGACCTGATACTTAAAAACAAGACCTGATACTACAACCAGGAAAAAACAACAGGGTGATGCCAAGGTTTCTGCACAAGTCCATGACAAGATGACATGACTACACAAGATGCCAAGGTCTCTTTCCACTCTCAGTTCTCAAACCAGAGAGATCAAACGCAAGTCCGTGACAAGATGACAAGATGACGCAAGTCCGTGACAACATGACTACACAAGATGCCAAGTTTGTCTCCACTCCCAATTCTCCACTCTGACCTGAAACACAAAGTTAAGCATTAAGATTCATCATTAACGAAGACATGAAACACAAATAAACTTCTTCGGAGACAGGACACAAGTGATGATAAAAAGACAAACACAAAataaacttcttcatcattaTACGAACACAAACATCTTGATACAACATAAACTGAGATTAATAATCAGACATAACAAGAACAACAAGTAACAGAGACATAACAAGAACAACAAGTAACATAGACGACCTAGACTTAGACTTGGACTTGAACTTAAACAACATAAACTGAGATTAATCAGACAAAGCTTCTTCTTCACAGCTCATTAATTAGACAACAAGAGCTCATTAatgagcttcttcttcagagCTTCTTCATAGTCAGCAAGAGGTTCATTTTTTGCAAGTAAACTATCAAGTAACTTCATCTTTGACAGCCTTTCTTTCATGGCCATATCCTCCTTCCTGATTCTCCACATACTCTCAAACCCCGCCACTGTCTTGCCCTCTGCCTTCTCCTGCTTACCATACCCCTTTGCTGCCTTAACATCAGGGGGCCGAGTGGTAGCTTCTTCAGGTTCACCAGAAGCAGAGGCGTGAGAAGTTACTGATTGTGAACCGTCGTCGCACTTCCTCTTTTTGGAACTTCTATCGGTTTTAGAACTGGACAGTTCACACCATTTCTGATCGTTCCTAAGCTCTTTCCATGCATGTTCTAAGGTGAATTTTTTGGTGTGGTTGTTGAAGAATATCTCGTGAGCTAGCTTCAGAACATCGTTCTCGTTTTGCCCACTGCTTCTCTCTCTGGCAGCAGCTTTATACGCGCCACAAAACTTCCCAACAAGATCATTGATCTTGTGCCACCGTTGCTTACACTGACTGGCTTCCCTGTGTTCAGTAGGCGCGATCTTCAGACTGGCAGCAAAATAGGCTGCAATTCTTTTCCAGAATGCACCTGATCTTTGCTCGTTGCCGACGACAGGATCTTTACTTGTATTTAACCAGGAGCTTATCAGCACAACGTCATCTGTAGGAGTCCATGTCCTTCGTTGGATACGCTCTGAAGGAGTGTCAGCAAAGTTTGAATCTTCTCCAATACCAAACATAACCTCTTGTTGACTGTTAAGAAGGTGAACAAAAGTTGAGTTGTGTTTGTTATATGGATTAGAATCCATACGAGCCAATTTTGCCGAAAgaggagaaggaagagaaggaagagcaATGAAATGAGGAGGAGCAATGTTATGACAGAATGataagaaagaagagaaggaagaaaagAGGAGTGTTACCGAGATGATAAGAAATAGGAGAAAGAGATGTGTTCAATAAATTGAAGAGAGGAGCAACCACAAAGACATGACACATATCTACAACATTCATCACAAAGAGTTGACATCTATCTACAATATGAACATCGAATTCTATCTATTTATTACCGAGAATTCAATCCTAATCTAACACTAACCAGCATCATTTATTACGGGAATTCAAACCTAACCTAATCTAACACTAACCACCATCATTTATTACCGGAATTCAAACCTAACCAAAGACAAATGTGTTACCTGTATTGCTTTTCTCGTCCTTGTTGATGACgaaccttcttcttctctcctgaTCCATCTATATTAAGACCAAAAGACAGAAACATTTCAGATAGAATTAAAGGATTTATATCAACAATTGTGCAATGTTCAATGTCAAAAATCTATAACATGTGCAATGTTCAATGTCAAAAATCCTGATCATGATATCAACCAACCTaacgaaaataaatattaagacCTCAAAAGATTTTCTCTGAATATGAACAAATCGTAAATCAAGAAAAGAACACAAAGCTTGATTCTTGAGATGGGTTTTTGTTTGTATTACCGCTAAAGGCAATGCCTGAGGAAGCAACAACACAAGTCTGATTAATTGTGTTATCTTGTCTTCTAAACGCTTCACTTGCAAGTCATGCTCCTCAATCACACcatctttgtttcttttgaggTCTTAATCTAGACAAATAAGAACAACACATGCATCACGCTTTCCTTTCGATTCGATTGAGCTAATTGaaggattgaaaaaaaaaattaagatatcttaACCTTTCGATTTGAGGACCAGCAACATACGAATGCTTCCTCCTCGACAAAAGCCACCGATGATTTGATTCCTCGTCGATGAGAAGAGCCACCGACGATTTGATTCGTCGTCGTCGAGGAGGAGAGCAACAGTCGATTCGATATTTGGTCGAGGAGGAGAACCACCAACGAtttgattcgtcctcgaggagGAGACCCACCGATACACACGATCATCGTAGAGGAGGAGAGGACCGGAGATTTGCTTCACCGAGACGACGAGAGCACACGAGAATTTTGCCCACGCTTTGAAACTGATTTTCTCACCCCATCGTTTTCTTCTCCCAAACTGTTTATCAGACCAACACGTGGCATCAAGAGGCGTCTCTTCTCAAGCCTAATTAAGAGACGTCGCTAAttctaatttcctttttttttttttttatctatcatTTAGCTTAAACCCCCTCATTAAAGACCCGGATAAAGATGGTCTAATGTTTTCTCAAAGTTTCCTTCACGCCATTTAATGCGAGTAAGAAAAGTCACCATTGTAAATCATAGTAGTGAAATCTGGAAACCCCGATTGTCAACAATTTTTGGGTGTATACACGCGTGCATACGCGTGTGTGTGTGGGCAGCCGGTACATGATTGACACTTTGGTGCGGGAATAAATGTGCCGAGAGATGGAATGGacaatatacattttttttagcaACAGATTGGagcaatataaatataaatacgaATGGTGGGGAAGAAACAGATTGGATACGGGGTGATACTACAGTCAATTAGTACGCGTCGTCATACTATAACGAACACCTAGCTAGCAGATGTATATTCTATTATTATATACATCTCCTCTTCTGCTCCTCTCTTTGTTACTGCTCTATAGAGTATTCTGGCACgttttactaatatatatacatgaaatCCGAACGTAAAGAAAGAGCTCAaacattcaaaaatattatattcaacCATGTTGCCATTTCATATGAAAAAATTcgtatttttatctactatcaAAGCAATAATCTATAAAAAGCAACGtaaataaacatgaaaaaatCGCAATGCGAACcagtaatttatatataacgATATAAATAAACATGCGCTGATTATGATTTATGAATACATAAACAATTCTTTAGggcattagtatatatatatatacactaggGTAAGCCCGCGCTTCGCGCCGAAATTTGTTTTTCGTTTAGCATTTGTTTCGTTTAACATTTATAACATTTGTTTTACAGATATTTATTAgtctatattttattaattcaaatgtcctgaaaattttaaattaaacatcaaattatttctatatgaaaaaaatttcatcaaaatatatatgcttATTATTGGGTCAAAATGTTTAACttacatattttagaaaatatctttataaacatattttttgtttaattaatatttaattataaaaaattatcttaatttttaacttttataatagaaaattattatttcaacataacaacataaaatatataagaattatcttatttaaaaaataagatttacaataaataaacaaatctaccaatgttttgaaaatatttaggaGATCtcttatatgttttaaaatattcatcttTTTTACAGATTTTTGTATGTTTATTGTAGGACATGTAATCGAGTACTGCTTTTGTATCggtaaaaaaattatcttaatttttaaattttataatataaaaatattacttcCAAAAAACaacataacatatataataattatcttatttttcaaatatgatttaaaataactaaataaatctaccaatgttttgaaaatgtttAGGAGATCTCTTacgttttaaaatattcatcttttttatttggaaatttgttttttgtatGTTTCTTGTAGGACATGTAATCGAGTACTGCTTTTGTATCGGTAGAACATAAACATGAGTTTTTGTTGTAACCAGTTGGTGGCAACACATATTAGCAAAATTTACAACTGTTAGAGAATACATTTTTTTGAACTAAacacaaataatttaaaatagtaaACTGTATATGCTATTGATGagcttatattaaaaatatccaaaaatatataacctttttgataccaaaaatatagatataatctTTTCATGACATATAGGAAAAAATTCTTCTTATATGatattaataagataatatatcAAACATTTGTGTAGACgataattatcatatttttcttaaaactgtttattatctaatataaatattattaaaattatctattaaaatcaTTGAGTCACCTaagaaatttttatatataataataaataagataatatcaaatatttgtaTAGATGATATATTGTATTTATCATGTTTCCAAAactgtttattattaaaatatataataaactatttataaaaattactgaacaaaacctaaaattatggagaagatgaaaaatcagcaaattcacttctcaaataatagtataaatcattattttcttgttaaaaaaattattatccaTTTTTGTTATACCTTGTTTACTATAAAGATATTCATCTTCAGTTTAATCTCGCTATGGTAGAATAAACGGTTGTCTATTATAAtttttgcttgtttttttttttaaatattataattttaattttgctcTTATATGTTTCTTATCAAtctgttttatattatatttttggttcGGGCTGTGGTTgaggtctttttttttaaattcaatacgttaaaattttaatatattttctatattcatGTTGATACAAAATATTCGAGATAGAAGAAGGAAAAAATATCTATGCAATGTGTTTTAATATTATACACAGATTGAAGAtctttatttatggaaaaaatattcatgattgttcaaaaaaaggaaaaaaatattcatgatatatctctttcttttaaaacgtttatgtagttttatataaaaatatttcaattaatGAATGTGAGTAGAAATATTAATAGAATTGGGTCCAAGAGAAAGCTCCAACCAAATCTCATTTAACTTTCtcgttttgatttgttttatgtTGTGTTTTTGGCCGTTACCAATCTAAGGAGACCGCCAGGATTACAACTGAGAGGGATTTTGTTCAGCTAGTGCTTTTCATGCATGGATCCAAGCTCTGGTGAATCTCGAAGTACCTTTGTGAATGAGTTTGAGTTGGTAAGATAATTTAGCAATTATAAGCAGCAATTAAGCTAAGTTTCCAACCGCAGAATAACAAACACATGGGAAGGGCCTTCGTGCTAGTAGCCCTAGTTTGGCATGAAGATCCTCACCCAACATTTCTAACAATGTGACACACAACATTGCTGACAATGTGACACATCTTCTTTGGCGGATTTGATAGCTTATATGTTTTTACGGCCGCAATTTCTTCTAACATAATTgtatgtcatctacatatacttAATCTGTAcaacagatatatatatatatatatatatatacatactttTTTGACCAGAAATTGATGGTGTTTACATCTAATTTATTTTCCATTATGTTTCACCAAATACTTACGGAATGGCCATTCCCGTGTTTCTAAAGGCAGAGCTATCTTTTAGTATGGTAATCATTTTTTCGCAAAACCTTCATTTAGTaacaaaagatatataatttcaTCTACAATAGTTTGTTTGCTTGATAGCCAAGTAGTCTATGAAGATTATGTTGCATGTCCTCCTTGTTGTGGCCATTCTTGATGTCTAATTGGACGGTTTACTATTTGCACTTCATGGAATGTCAAGCAATGTCCAACACTTTTTGGCTAAAGCCAATATCTTCTTATAACGAATCACCCAAAGACGTTATCCTGTTTGATTGTGATGCATCATATAACATATaggtttgtaaaatataaattataaacctcCATAGTCAGTCTTCTTGATTCAAACTTACAATTGTTGAAGTTGCTTGGATTTTTGTTGACAGTAATGTAGAATGAGCTTGCGCGGATGCAGTTGCCGAACACCATTAGATGGTGAAGCCTAGAAGATGCCAATCCCCTGCCACATTCTGCTCAGACGACCTCACTCACATTTGTTCAACCCTCTGCGATCTGCTCCTGGGCTCAATCAAATAAACTATCCTAAGAAACAAAAACCGTAACAGCAGCAGCGTAAGGGAAGCTGAAGGAGACGATGTTATTACCGTGTCAAGAGCAAGAACCAGACAACACAGATGAGATTGACCCATGGATGCTTTTGGAAGATGGGAGAAGCTCAATTCTATCAAGTAGCAATGCTTCAAACAACAGCGAAAGGGGCAATCTTCGAGCCAAATGAGTCTACTGTTGCATAGTTGTTTTTATGATCATGAGAGATCTCTGGAAAGTGAGAATCAAAGgagcaaagaagcttggatcgTTGATTCATTCTTTTGGATGAACCCTGGCTTATGAAGAGCAAAAGAAACTGAATACATTTTCGAAGtttgacatttaaaaaaatctgatgAGAACATAAGGAAAAGAAGAAACGTAGAAGTATAGCCAAAAACCTATAACTTATTCAATACCTCTCATGGTTTTGTCTACACAGAGAATATGGTCAGTCCTCTTGAATAGCTCTCCTACACATCTTTTCCAGCATcctacaaaaaatcaaaatcaaatcgaCTTGAAAACAACTATATATCAAGCCTCTATATTTGTGGCTTGCTTCCTAGAATCAGAGCAAGAACACCAGCATGGTTTCAAGTCAGCAAGTAGAACAGACGACTTCACCATTATACTAAGAATGAAATTGTGCAGATGATTCTCAATGAATGAGGCCTAACCTTTTTATAGGTGAGAATCACCGCCCGGGAAATGAAT
The window above is part of the Brassica napus cultivar Da-Ae chromosome C8, Da-Ae, whole genome shotgun sequence genome. Proteins encoded here:
- the LOC106426039 gene encoding uncharacterized protein LOC106426039 isoform X1 produces the protein MEKVCCMCGDVGFSDKLFRCGHCRNRFQHSYCSNYYSEFAEPTEICDWCQSDDKKLSSVAKHGGSSFSSSKKKKASSSVNYESGVTNQSEYPSGGGIKHDNNHHDQVAKSVVAGPAGGGVPSPRTATRSFVGKFQQHHQTKWTESQSINNSVAQND
- the LOC106426039 gene encoding uncharacterized protein LOC106426039 isoform X3, with protein sequence MEKVCCMCGDVGFSDKLFRCGHCRNRFQHSYCSNYYSEFAEPTEICDWCQSDDKKLSSVAKHGGSSFSSSKKKKASSSVNYESGVTNQSEYPSGGGIKHDNNHHDQVAKSVVAGPAGGGVPSPRTATRRYKLLKDVRC
- the LOC106426039 gene encoding uncharacterized protein LOC106426039 isoform X2 — protein: MEKVCCMCGDVGFSDKLFRCGHCRNRFQHSYCSNYYSEFAEPTEICDWCQSDDKKLSSVAKHGGSSFSSSKKKKASSSVNYESGVTNQSEYPSGGGIKHDNNHHDQVAKSVVAGPAGGGVPSPRTATRRRPPGLQLRGILFS